The following is a genomic window from Amycolatopsis australiensis.
CTTCGCCTTCTTCGTCGTCCGCGCGCTCGGCGAGCTGATCCTCTACCGCCCGTCCAGCGGCGCCTTCGTCTCCTACGCCCGCGAGTTCATGGGCGAGAAGGGCGCGTACGTCGCCGGCTGGATGCACTTCCTCAACTGGTCGACCACCGGCATCGCCGACATCACGGCGATCGCGCTCTACGCGCACTTCTGGTCGTTCTTCGCGCCGATCCCGCAGTGGGTCCTGGCGCTGATCGCCCTCGCGGTCGTGCTGACGCTCAACCTCGTCTCGGTGAAGCTGTTCGGCGAGATGGAGTTCTGGTTCGCCATCGTCAAGGTCGCCGCGCTCGTGCTGTTCATGGTGGCCGGGATCTTCCTGCTGGTGACGCAGACGCCGGTGGACGGCGTCGCGGGCGGGCCGCAGCTGATCGCCGACCACGGCGGGATCTTCCCGGCCGGGCTGCTGCCGATGGTGCTGATCGTGCAGGGCGTGGTGTTCGCCTACGCCTCGGTGGAGCTGGTCGGCGTCGCCGCCGGCGAGACCGAGAACCCCGGGAAGATCATGCCCAAGGCGATCAACTCGATCATGTGGCGCATCCTCGTCTTCTACGTCGGCTCGGTCGTGCTGCTGGCGATGCTGCTGCCGTGGAGCTCGTACTCGGCGGACCAGAGCCCGTTCGTCACCGTGCTCTCGCACCTGGGCGTGCCGGCGGCCGACAGCGTGATGAACCTGGTCGTGCTCACCGCGGCGCTGTCCAGCCTGAACTCGGGCCTCTACTCGACCGGCCGGATCCTGCGGTCGATGGCCAAGGCGGGCTCGGCGCCGAAGTTCACCGGCGTGATGAACCGCAACCAGGTGCCCTACGGCGGGATCCTGCTCACCGCGGCCGTCGGCGTGCTCGGCGTCGGGCTCAACTACCTGGTGCGGAAGGATGCCTTCGACATCGTGCTGAACTTCGCCGCGATCGGCATCCTGGCCACCTGGGCGACCATCGTGCTCTGCCACCTGCTGTTCGTGCGCAAGGCGAAGCGCGAGGGTTTCGAGCGGCCGTCGTTCCGGCTGCCGTTCTCGCCGTACACCGAAATCGCGACGCTGGTGTTCCTCGCCGCCGTCGTCGTGCTGATGGGCTTCGACGAGATCGGCCGGATCACCCTGCTCGCGCTGCCCGCGATCGTCGTCGCGCTGGTCGCCGGCTGGTTCGCCGTGCGGAAGCGGATCGACATGCGCGAATTCGACAAGGCGGGCCTGTGAGCCACGAACCCCTGGCCGAGCTGGTCCGCGACGGCATGGTCGAGGGCGTCCACCACGGCTCGCTGATCGTGCTCGGCCCGGACGGCGGCACGCTGTTCGCCGCGGGCGATCCCGACGCGCCGATGTACCCGCGCTCGACGGCGAAACCGTTGCAGGCCACGGCGATGGCGCGGCTCGGGCTGCGCCTGTCCCCCGCCGGGTTCGCCATCGCCGCGGCCAGTCATTCGGGTGAACCGATGCACCTCGAAGCGGTCACGGCCGTGCTCGGCGGCCGGTCCGCCGACGCGCTCGGCAACCCCGCGGACTTCCCGTACGACCCGGTCGAGCGCGACCACTGGATCGCGACCGGCCGGGCGCCGTCCCGCCTGGCGCAGAACTGCTCCGGCAAGCACGCGGCCATGCTCGCGACGTGCGAGCTGAACGGCTGGGCGCTCGAGGGCTACCTCGACCCGGCCCACCCGCTGCAGCGCGCGATCGCCGCCACCGTCGAGGACCTGACCGCGCACCCGATCGAACGGGTCGCCGTCGACGGCTGCGGCGCGCCGCTGTTCGCGACGACGCTGCGCGGGCTCGCGACGGCCGTCTCGAAGATCGCCACGGCCGCCCCGGGCACGCCGGAGCACCTGGTCGCCGAGGGGATCCGCCGTCACCCGGAGCTGGTCGGCGGGAGCCGCCGCGACGTCACCGCCGTCATGCGCGCGGTGCCCGGGCTGATCGCGAAGGACGGCTTCGAGGCCGTCCAGGTCGCCGCGCTGCCCGACGGCACGGCGATCGCGCTCAAGATCGCCGACGGCGGCGACCGTGCCCGGTACCCCGTGCTGGCCGCGGCGCTGCGGCTGTGCGGCGCCGACGTCCCGCCCGGACCGGGAAACCTGCGTTTCACCGGAAAGCTGACCGTGGGGAGCCCGCGATGACCACCCGCCGTGAACACGATCTGCTGGGCGACAAGGACGTCCCGGGCGAGGCGTACTGGGGCGTGCACACCGCCCGCGCCCGCGAGAACTTCCCGATCACGGGCACGACGATCGCCGCCTACCCGCACCTGGTCGAGGCACTGGCCGCGGTGAAGGAAGCGGCGGCGCGCGCCAACGCCGAGCTGGGCCTGCTCGAACCCGGGATCGCGGACGCCGTCTGCGCGGCCTGCCGGGAAATCCGCGAAGGCGCGCTGCACGGCGAGTTCGTCGTCGACGTCATCCAGGGCGGCGCCGGGACGTCGACCAACATGAACGCCAACGAGGTCATCGCCAACCGCGCCCTCGAGCTGCTCGGGCACGCCAAGGGCGACTACCGCGTCGTGCACCCCAACGAGCACGTCAACCTGGGCCAGTCGACGAACGACGCGTACCCGACCGCGGTCAACATCGCGACGATCATCGCCGTGCGCGAGCTGTCCGAGGCCATGATCGTG
Proteins encoded in this region:
- a CDS encoding amino acid permease yields the protein MTEQTLTRSADAGDAGYRKALKPRHVNMIAIGGAIGTGLFLGAGGRLAQAGPALALVYAVCGLFAFFVVRALGELILYRPSSGAFVSYAREFMGEKGAYVAGWMHFLNWSTTGIADITAIALYAHFWSFFAPIPQWVLALIALAVVLTLNLVSVKLFGEMEFWFAIVKVAALVLFMVAGIFLLVTQTPVDGVAGGPQLIADHGGIFPAGLLPMVLIVQGVVFAYASVELVGVAAGETENPGKIMPKAINSIMWRILVFYVGSVVLLAMLLPWSSYSADQSPFVTVLSHLGVPAADSVMNLVVLTAALSSLNSGLYSTGRILRSMAKAGSAPKFTGVMNRNQVPYGGILLTAAVGVLGVGLNYLVRKDAFDIVLNFAAIGILATWATIVLCHLLFVRKAKREGFERPSFRLPFSPYTEIATLVFLAAVVVLMGFDEIGRITLLALPAIVVALVAGWFAVRKRIDMREFDKAGL
- a CDS encoding asparaginase, encoding MSHEPLAELVRDGMVEGVHHGSLIVLGPDGGTLFAAGDPDAPMYPRSTAKPLQATAMARLGLRLSPAGFAIAAASHSGEPMHLEAVTAVLGGRSADALGNPADFPYDPVERDHWIATGRAPSRLAQNCSGKHAAMLATCELNGWALEGYLDPAHPLQRAIAATVEDLTAHPIERVAVDGCGAPLFATTLRGLATAVSKIATAAPGTPEHLVAEGIRRHPELVGGSRRDVTAVMRAVPGLIAKDGFEAVQVAALPDGTAIALKIADGGDRARYPVLAAALRLCGADVPPGPGNLRFTGKLTVGSPR